A part of Xenopus tropicalis strain Nigerian chromosome 4, UCB_Xtro_10.0, whole genome shotgun sequence genomic DNA contains:
- the trpt1 gene encoding tRNA 2'-phosphotransferase 1 isoform X1 translates to MDRSNPSSRRRGSHGKKQDPDVHLSKCLSYALRHGAVNLGLPMGTDGFVPVSSLLLLPQFRTFSQVDIERVVSCNDKQRFTLRYSYADGALEIRANQGHSLQVEVELTPLGEELPNQAIHGTYFRHWPSIQQRGLSRMNRTHIHLCTELPGEGQECISGMRRDCEVAIFIDLPKAVADGLLFFWSSNRVLLTPGNADGLLLPKYFLRALQLRPQRQMIPLEYSRDKET, encoded by the exons ATGGACAGATCAAACCCTAGCAGTAGAAGAAGAGGTTCTCATGGGAAAAAGCAG GACCCAGATgtgcatttatcaaaatgtctgTCATACGCATTGAGACATGGCGCTGTTAATCTAGGACTTCCCATGGGAACAG ATGGCTTTGTCCCTGTCTCCTCTCTTCTCCTTCTACCTCAGTTTCGCACCTTTTCCCAGGTTGACATTGAACGTGTGGTAAGCTGCAATGACAAACAGCGCTTTACATTACGCTATTCTTATGCTGATGGTGCCCTGGAAATTCGAGCCAATCAAGGCCACTCCTTACAG GTGGAAGTTGAACTGACACCACTTGGGGAAGAGCTTCCCAATCAAGCCATTCATGGTACCTACTTCCGTCACTGGCCTTCAATCCAACAGCGCGGCCTTTCTCGGATGAATCGTACTCATATCCACCTCTGCACTGAGCTCCCAGGTGAAGGACAAGAGTGTATCAGTG GAATGCGCAGGGACTGTGAAGTGGCCATATTCATAGACCTTCCAAAAGCTGTGGCAG ATGGACTTCTTTTCTTTTGGTCTTCAAACCGTGTCCTTCTCACACCAGGGAATGCAGATGGTCTGCTTCTCCCAAAATATTTCCTGCGAGCCCTGCAGCTTCGACCTCAAA GACAAATGATTCCACTTGAATATTCAAGAGACAAAGAAACCTAA
- the trpt1 gene encoding tRNA 2'-phosphotransferase 1 isoform X2, which translates to MDRSNPSSRRRGSHGKKQDPDVHLSKCLSYALRHGAVNLGLPMGTDGFVPVSSLLLLPQFRTFSQVDIERVVEVELTPLGEELPNQAIHGTYFRHWPSIQQRGLSRMNRTHIHLCTELPGEGQECISGMRRDCEVAIFIDLPKAVADGLLFFWSSNRVLLTPGNADGLLLPKYFLRALQLRPQRQMIPLEYSRDKET; encoded by the exons ATGGACAGATCAAACCCTAGCAGTAGAAGAAGAGGTTCTCATGGGAAAAAGCAG GACCCAGATgtgcatttatcaaaatgtctgTCATACGCATTGAGACATGGCGCTGTTAATCTAGGACTTCCCATGGGAACAG ATGGCTTTGTCCCTGTCTCCTCTCTTCTCCTTCTACCTCAGTTTCGCACCTTTTCCCAGGTTGACATTGAACGTGTG GTGGAAGTTGAACTGACACCACTTGGGGAAGAGCTTCCCAATCAAGCCATTCATGGTACCTACTTCCGTCACTGGCCTTCAATCCAACAGCGCGGCCTTTCTCGGATGAATCGTACTCATATCCACCTCTGCACTGAGCTCCCAGGTGAAGGACAAGAGTGTATCAGTG GAATGCGCAGGGACTGTGAAGTGGCCATATTCATAGACCTTCCAAAAGCTGTGGCAG ATGGACTTCTTTTCTTTTGGTCTTCAAACCGTGTCCTTCTCACACCAGGGAATGCAGATGGTCTGCTTCTCCCAAAATATTTCCTGCGAGCCCTGCAGCTTCGACCTCAAA GACAAATGATTCCACTTGAATATTCAAGAGACAAAGAAACCTAA